One genomic region from Bacteroidales bacterium encodes:
- a CDS encoding Fic family protein, with protein sequence MIMYIHQLKDWPNFTWNNDVLLSTLSKVRNLQGKVIGKMENLGFDLRNEAILETMTLDVLKSTEIEGEFLNPEQVRSSVAKHLGMDIAGLVVSDRNVDGMVDLMMDATRNFNSPLSDDRLFGWHSALFPAGRSSLHKITVGNWRNDSTGPMQVVSGAMGKEKVHFQAPDSSIVAKEMDAFINWFNANEHLEPVIKAGLGHLWFVTIHPFDDGDGRIARALTDMLLARADESHQRFYSMSAQIRIERKSYYNILESTQKGNLNVTDWLYWFLNCLLNALNSSDTILAKVLGKAQFWKQHATTIFNERQQLIINHLLEGFDGKLTTSKWAKISKCSQDTALRDIQDLMSKSILRKEPSGGRSTNYELYN encoded by the coding sequence ATAATCATGTATATACATCAACTTAAGGATTGGCCCAATTTTACATGGAATAATGATGTTTTACTATCAACCCTAAGTAAGGTAAGAAATTTACAGGGAAAAGTGATAGGTAAAATGGAAAACCTAGGTTTTGATTTAAGGAATGAAGCCATTTTGGAAACAATGACTTTAGATGTACTTAAGTCAACCGAAATCGAGGGGGAGTTTTTAAACCCAGAACAAGTTCGTTCATCAGTTGCCAAGCATTTAGGGATGGATATTGCAGGGTTGGTAGTATCCGATAGAAATGTTGATGGGATGGTCGATTTAATGATGGATGCAACACGTAATTTTAACTCTCCCCTATCCGACGATAGATTATTTGGTTGGCATTCGGCTCTATTTCCAGCGGGAAGAAGCAGTTTGCATAAAATAACTGTTGGCAATTGGCGTAATGATTCAACTGGGCCTATGCAGGTTGTATCTGGAGCAATGGGGAAAGAAAAGGTTCATTTTCAAGCTCCTGATTCATCAATCGTTGCAAAAGAGATGGATGCTTTTATCAACTGGTTTAATGCAAATGAGCATCTCGAACCAGTAATTAAAGCTGGATTAGGACATTTGTGGTTTGTTACAATTCACCCATTTGACGATGGGGATGGAAGAATTGCACGTGCCTTAACCGATATGCTACTGGCAAGAGCAGACGAAAGTCATCAGCGTTTTTACAGCATGTCGGCTCAAATCAGAATTGAGAGAAAAAGTTATTATAATATCCTAGAAAGCACACAAAAAGGTAATTTGAATGTTACCGATTGGCTTTATTGGTTCCTAAATTGTCTGCTGAATGCACTGAATTCATCGGATACTATACTTGCCAAAGTGCTCGGGAAGGCGCAGTTTTGGAAACAACATGCAACAACAATATTTAACGAACGCCAACAACTGATAATTAATCATTTACTGGAAGGTTTTGATGGTAAACTAACAACATCAAAATGGGCGAAGATTTCAAAATGTTCTCAGGATACCGCACTTAGGGATATTCAGGATTTAATGAGCAAAAGTATACTTCGTAAGGAACCATCAGGAGGAAGAAGCACTAACTATGAACTATATAACTAA
- a CDS encoding nucleotidyl transferase AbiEii/AbiGii toxin family protein — translation MIDKENLTIDWINKVSKANRNADKILVEKVIRALLLLEGLVKQELSFVFKGGTALMLHFNSYKRLSIDIDIIIPEKPNNLDKLLDILATEQGFLRKELHHRNANSKIDKTHYKFFYNPLHKTSKDEEFVLLDILFEDIHYQNIVQINIQSLFAPEVGTPLTVKSPSLDDITGDKLTAFAPNTTGIPYFKNGDSMSMEIIKQLYDIGNLFDSVNDIETIKATFKKFASTELDYRANNTILEQDVLEDIFQTALCIVTRGVDGKGDLNQLQQGIQRVTRFVFSESYHLEKAITHASKAAYLATLIKNDAKTIEKYGNPLQMKDWIIGESLNSKLNRLKKSNPEAFFYWYKIYEISKN, via the coding sequence ATGATTGACAAAGAAAATTTAACGATTGACTGGATAAACAAGGTTTCAAAAGCAAATCGTAATGCCGATAAAATACTGGTTGAAAAGGTAATTCGTGCCCTTTTGCTATTAGAAGGGCTTGTAAAACAAGAACTGTCGTTTGTATTTAAGGGTGGTACAGCGTTAATGCTTCATTTTAATTCATACAAAAGATTATCTATAGATATTGATATCATAATACCTGAGAAACCTAACAACTTGGATAAGTTGCTGGATATACTTGCAACCGAACAAGGTTTCTTAAGAAAAGAGTTGCATCACCGAAATGCAAATTCGAAGATTGATAAAACCCACTATAAATTCTTTTACAACCCCTTACATAAGACCAGTAAAGACGAAGAATTTGTTCTGCTCGATATCCTGTTTGAGGATATACATTATCAAAACATTGTTCAAATTAATATTCAATCACTATTTGCACCTGAGGTTGGCACTCCCTTAACCGTTAAATCGCCTAGTTTGGATGATATTACAGGAGATAAGCTAACTGCTTTTGCACCGAATACCACAGGAATTCCCTACTTCAAAAACGGGGATAGCATGAGTATGGAGATTATTAAACAGCTATACGATATTGGCAACCTATTTGATAGTGTTAATGATATTGAAACAATTAAAGCAACATTTAAAAAATTTGCATCAACCGAACTTGATTATAGGGCAAACAATACCATTTTGGAACAGGATGTACTGGAGGATATTTTTCAGACTGCTCTATGCATAGTAACAAGAGGAGTAGACGGCAAAGGCGACCTCAACCAATTACAACAGGGTATTCAAAGAGTTACACGGTTTGTATTTTCCGAAAGTTACCATTTGGAAAAAGCCATAACGCATGCCTCAAAAGCAGCTTATCTTGCCACTTTAATAAAGAACGATGCCAAAACCATTGAAAAATATGGTAATCCATTACAAATGAAAGATTGGATTATAGGTGAATCCCTGAATTCAAAATTGAATCGATTAAAAAAATCAAACCCCGAAGCCTTTTTCTATTGGTATAAGATTTACGAAATTTCTAAAAATTAA
- a CDS encoding ATP-binding cassette domain-containing protein, whose amino-acid sequence MDIKIENLTKKYGYQKAVDNISFNVKTGEIVGFLGPNGAGKTTTMKIITNYLNCEEGEITIGGKSIKTNAEEIKKHIGYLPESNPLYNDMPVIDYLEFCAALQGIEDKFIPGRVREMVKVCGLNAEKHKKIGELSKGYRQRVGLAQAMIHDPEILILDEPTTGLDPNQIVEIRRLIRELGKEKTVILSTHILSEVEATCDRILIINNGAIVADGTAESLRKKAKGNEVLSVRIEDGDADAIYKTLKAISTIDSVDFTDRSKNRFEIQSSVGSSSKREIFNVCVKNGWVLTEMTPSETKLEDIFRELTLN is encoded by the coding sequence ATGGATATTAAAATTGAAAATCTAACCAAAAAGTATGGTTACCAGAAAGCCGTTGACAATATCTCGTTCAACGTAAAGACGGGCGAAATCGTCGGTTTTCTTGGCCCAAACGGTGCCGGGAAAACCACCACCATGAAAATTATCACCAACTACCTGAATTGCGAGGAGGGTGAGATAACAATTGGTGGAAAATCGATTAAGACCAATGCTGAGGAGATCAAGAAACACATTGGTTACCTGCCCGAAAGCAACCCGCTGTATAACGATATGCCAGTTATCGATTATCTCGAATTCTGCGCAGCACTACAAGGGATTGAGGATAAATTCATCCCCGGACGTGTAAGGGAGATGGTAAAAGTTTGCGGGTTGAACGCCGAAAAGCACAAAAAAATTGGCGAACTCAGCAAGGGGTATCGTCAGAGGGTGGGATTGGCGCAAGCTATGATTCACGATCCCGAAATCCTAATCCTCGATGAGCCTACAACGGGTCTTGACCCAAACCAGATTGTTGAAATCCGTCGGTTGATCCGTGAGCTGGGAAAGGAGAAAACGGTTATCCTAAGCACCCATATCCTCTCGGAGGTTGAGGCTACATGCGATAGGATTTTGATTATTAACAACGGTGCAATTGTTGCCGATGGAACAGCCGAATCGCTACGTAAAAAGGCCAAGGGCAATGAGGTGCTTTCTGTTCGAATTGAGGATGGAGATGCCGATGCTATCTACAAAACCCTAAAGGCAATATCAACTATTGATTCTGTTGATTTTACCGATCGATCCAAAAATCGATTTGAAATTCAGAGCAGCGTGGGTAGTTCCTCGAAAAGAGAGATCTTCAATGTATGCGTTAAGAATGGTTGGGTTCTCACCGAAATGACCCCATCCGAAACCAAACTTGAGGATATTTTCAGGGAACTAACTCTTAACTAA
- a CDS encoding ABC transporter permease subunit, translating to MKSILIITLRELNSFFDSLIAYIILALLLGFTGFLTWIRGFGNSDVFMLNQATLAQFIGVAYWTLFFIIPALTMRLIAEEKKTGTIELLLTKAISDRQVVIGKFLSTLLLICIALLLTLPYVITIASIGNLDLGEVICGYLGLILMSATYISIGLYASSITSNQIVAFLATLFIGLFFHIIFDLLKGAATGFIGDFFSMLSLSTHFESIARGVVDSKDIIYFLSIIILGLFLTEVSLSKRKISG from the coding sequence ATGAAATCTATTCTAATAATCACACTACGAGAATTAAATTCATTCTTCGATTCGCTGATTGCCTACATAATTCTGGCTCTTTTACTGGGCTTTACTGGATTCCTAACTTGGATTAGAGGATTTGGTAATTCGGATGTATTTATGCTAAATCAAGCAACCCTTGCTCAATTTATTGGGGTTGCATACTGGACACTCTTTTTTATTATCCCTGCATTAACTATGCGACTAATTGCTGAGGAGAAAAAAACGGGTACAATAGAACTCCTTCTGACCAAAGCAATTTCGGACAGACAGGTTGTTATTGGCAAATTTTTATCAACGTTACTTCTGATTTGTATTGCATTGCTGCTTACACTGCCATACGTTATTACAATCGCTTCTATTGGAAATTTGGATTTAGGCGAAGTAATTTGTGGGTATCTAGGGCTGATCCTGATGAGCGCAACCTATATCAGCATTGGTCTTTACGCTAGCAGTATTACAAGTAATCAGATTGTTGCTTTTCTGGCAACTCTCTTTATCGGTCTCTTCTTCCACATCATCTTTGACCTTTTGAAAGGTGCTGCAACAGGCTTTATTGGCGATTTCTTTAGTATGCTCAGCCTTTCCACCCATTTCGAGAGTATCGCACGAGGTGTGGTCGATAGCAAGGATATCATCTACTTCCTATCCATTATCATCCTTGGGCTATTCCTAACCGAGGTGTCGCTATCGAAACGAAAAATTTCAGGATAA